From the genome of Pyxidicoccus trucidator, one region includes:
- a CDS encoding ATP-grasp domain-containing protein, with product MILLWGMPGDEPFDAVRAALEWRKAPYTLLDQRRVLQQRLELEVGPVLGGTVWSGEERVPLDEVSAVYTRVYDARRLPGVEDAGVAVHERVREVETALWSWVEEAPGRVVNRPAAMASNGSKPFQAALIEAQGFRVPETLVTTDPSAALEFWERHGSVIYKSVSGVRSIVSRLGPEHRERLRDVTWCPTQFQAYVPGQDVRVHVVGDEVFPAEIVSDAVDYRYARRSGSSVELRAGLLDIDVAERCRALASALGLHLAGLDLRRTPEGEWFCFEVNPSPCFTYYEHHTGHPIAATLAAFLAGAQK from the coding sequence ATGATTCTGCTCTGGGGAATGCCGGGGGACGAGCCGTTCGACGCGGTGCGGGCGGCGCTGGAGTGGCGCAAGGCCCCCTACACGCTGCTGGACCAGCGGCGGGTGCTCCAGCAGCGGCTGGAATTGGAGGTGGGGCCCGTGCTGGGCGGCACGGTGTGGAGCGGCGAGGAGCGCGTGCCCCTGGACGAGGTGTCCGCCGTCTACACCCGCGTGTACGACGCGCGCCGGCTGCCCGGCGTGGAGGACGCGGGCGTGGCGGTGCACGAGCGCGTCCGCGAGGTGGAGACGGCGCTCTGGTCCTGGGTGGAGGAGGCGCCGGGCCGCGTCGTCAACCGGCCGGCGGCCATGGCCTCCAACGGCTCCAAGCCCTTCCAGGCGGCGCTCATCGAAGCGCAGGGCTTCCGCGTGCCGGAGACGCTCGTCACCACGGACCCGAGCGCGGCGCTCGAGTTCTGGGAGCGACATGGCTCCGTCATCTACAAGTCGGTGAGCGGGGTGCGCAGCATCGTGTCCCGGCTGGGGCCGGAGCACCGCGAGCGGCTGCGCGACGTGACGTGGTGCCCCACCCAGTTCCAGGCGTACGTGCCGGGCCAGGACGTGCGCGTCCACGTGGTGGGCGACGAGGTGTTCCCCGCCGAAATCGTCTCGGACGCGGTGGACTACCGGTACGCGCGCCGGAGCGGGAGCAGCGTGGAGCTGCGGGCGGGGCTGCTGGACATCGACGTGGCGGAGCGCTGCCGCGCCCTGGCTTCAGCCCTGGGGCTGCACCTGGCGGGGCTGGATTTACGGCGCACGCCGGAGGGGGAGTGGTTCTGCTTCGAGGTCAACCCCTCGCCGTGCTTCACGTACTACGAGCACCACACCGGCCACCCCATCGCCGCGACGCTGGCGGCCTTCCTGGCGGGCGCTCAGAAATAG
- a CDS encoding phytanoyl-CoA dioxygenase family protein — protein sequence MGVLSPDQLDGFIERGFCVLEGAFTAAQAEAARERVWARMEAKRGIRRDAPETWPPAYDIEEHLEAPEVLETFTDRLAAGVEELLGPGRWRGARNWGFWPVNFHFGAGEPYRIPDFSWHVDGNWFRHSLDCPKQGLLVIGLFTDIAPRHGGTIISQGSHRRAARVLARHPEGLTHTELFERVLAEPLGDFLELTGAAGDVVLGHPFLFHTRGFKHGGPPRVISNTEAGLKEPLVLERANPADYSVLERSIRFALREPLPVPSEPQLCRF from the coding sequence ATGGGCGTGCTGAGCCCGGACCAGTTGGATGGCTTCATCGAGCGGGGCTTCTGTGTCCTGGAGGGCGCCTTCACCGCCGCGCAGGCGGAGGCCGCGCGGGAGCGCGTGTGGGCCCGCATGGAGGCGAAGCGGGGCATCCGCCGGGACGCTCCGGAGACGTGGCCCCCCGCCTACGACATCGAGGAGCACCTGGAGGCGCCCGAGGTGCTGGAGACCTTCACGGACCGGCTGGCGGCGGGAGTCGAGGAGCTGCTGGGCCCGGGGCGCTGGCGGGGCGCTCGCAACTGGGGCTTCTGGCCGGTGAACTTCCACTTCGGAGCAGGGGAGCCGTACCGCATCCCCGACTTCAGCTGGCACGTGGACGGCAACTGGTTCCGCCACTCGCTGGACTGTCCGAAGCAGGGGCTGCTCGTCATCGGCCTGTTCACCGACATCGCTCCCCGGCACGGCGGCACCATCATCTCCCAGGGCTCGCACCGGCGGGCGGCGCGAGTGCTGGCGCGGCACCCCGAGGGGCTCACGCACACGGAGCTGTTCGAGCGCGTGCTGGCCGAGCCGCTGGGGGATTTCCTGGAGCTCACCGGCGCGGCGGGCGACGTGGTGCTGGGCCACCCCTTCCTGTTCCACACGCGTGGCTTCAAACACGGCGGGCCTCCGCGCGTCATCAGCAACACGGAGGCGGGGCTGAAGGAGCCGCTGGTGCTGGAGCGGGCGAATCCGGCGGACTACTCCGTGCTGGAGCGCTCCATCCGCTTCGCCCTGCGCGAGCCGCTCCCAGTGCCGAGCGAGCCGCAGCTGTGCCGCTTCTGA
- a CDS encoding imm11 family protein yields MQTDYFVIMRAGPSTYPLLAWDEYRVGFARPAPVDATVPIQLRLGRPVPRAPVMVDYHSLSEPVVSERLKDALAALDLFGLQLVPADVKVKPDDVRRYWLLHVFNWIACIDRQRSALSFYSDGDVLSINKLVLDEKVLQEIPLERRRVFCLDESISTHLFHHSVVEQVLALNPEGVRFVRVDQWNDSGGFKP; encoded by the coding sequence ATGCAAACCGACTACTTCGTCATCATGCGCGCGGGCCCCAGCACCTACCCCTTGCTCGCGTGGGATGAGTACCGCGTGGGCTTCGCGAGGCCAGCGCCCGTCGACGCCACGGTGCCCATCCAGTTGCGCCTGGGGCGACCCGTGCCTCGCGCCCCGGTCATGGTCGACTACCACAGCCTGTCCGAACCGGTCGTCTCGGAGCGGCTCAAGGACGCGCTGGCGGCGCTCGACCTCTTCGGCCTGCAGCTCGTCCCGGCCGACGTGAAGGTGAAGCCGGACGACGTGCGCCGCTACTGGTTGCTGCACGTCTTCAACTGGATTGCCTGCATCGACCGGCAACGCTCAGCCCTCTCGTTCTACTCAGACGGGGACGTGCTGAGCATCAACAAGCTCGTACTGGATGAGAAGGTCTTGCAGGAGATTCCCCTGGAGCGGCGGCGCGTCTTCTGTCTGGACGAATCGATCTCCACGCACCTCTTCCACCACTCCGTGGTGGAGCAGGTGCTGGCGCTCAACCCGGAGGGCGTGCGCTTCGTCCGCGTGGACCAGTGGAACGACTCCGGCGGCTTCAAGCCCTGA
- a CDS encoding serine/threonine protein kinase, with amino-acid sequence MDVGGYVLKAILGGGGFGTVFLGERGGRPYALKLVALEGLAFWGERELLMLARVKHPNAVRLLGHWHWPDQAPRFLVVIMEYVEGRQLDVWARTENPCARQVLRLVRGVARALAAVHRAKALHRDVKEANIVVREADGEAVLVDFGVGTYEGTSHIDEGALPPGTHAYLSPEAWHFHREHALDSEARCVSTPLDDLYALGVVLHWLLTDRRPFQMTDEDGVDAVISQSPVAPHVRNPRVPPELGELCLRLLEKRPEDRPDAEALCAALEVLLTREGAEWDVPLCDVHGVHNVTTRPGPDADEEAAWLNEVREDVPPRRGRRPPRQWEDSEPPPPPRPSAEATTPALLPAMAVAAPLVRVPLELASVSTVPSDAGVGAPGRRRWGAAVLALLALGLTVVGLRGAGFSSRVAGSRAPLAVSSAVRTLEPVHVFLGVEDGAGGKRKVAPPWKAPDADEAADRLDSAPTSAATDSRAVTPEEPASVKTSASKQPKPFATGHGAARKVVGVATVCAALSGCASAPVRPPPPPEPCPAGAAEAMEALGIDVGDTVGVTFNLEAKSSSYITRHEGWTSVRLIEPMGQLPQPTVLSGRLILGDRVYGRFTQAQLPGQSRPVPICMELFNIKVKSEPGGDSNAVKIWASPDVRAVDHFE; translated from the coding sequence ATGGACGTGGGCGGGTACGTCCTGAAGGCCATCCTCGGGGGCGGTGGCTTCGGCACCGTGTTCCTGGGAGAGCGGGGCGGGCGTCCCTACGCGCTGAAGCTGGTTGCCCTGGAGGGGCTGGCCTTCTGGGGCGAGCGGGAACTGCTCATGCTGGCGAGGGTGAAGCACCCCAACGCCGTGCGCCTGCTGGGGCATTGGCACTGGCCGGACCAGGCGCCCCGCTTCCTGGTCGTCATCATGGAGTACGTGGAGGGACGCCAGTTGGACGTGTGGGCACGCACGGAGAACCCGTGTGCCCGGCAGGTGCTGCGTCTGGTGCGAGGTGTCGCGAGAGCGCTGGCGGCCGTCCACCGCGCGAAGGCGCTCCACCGCGACGTGAAGGAGGCCAACATCGTCGTGCGCGAGGCGGACGGCGAGGCGGTGCTGGTGGACTTCGGCGTGGGTACGTATGAAGGCACCTCACACATCGACGAAGGGGCGCTGCCTCCTGGCACGCACGCCTACCTGAGCCCCGAGGCGTGGCACTTCCACCGGGAGCATGCCCTCGACTCGGAGGCCCGCTGCGTCTCCACGCCCCTGGATGACCTCTACGCGCTGGGCGTCGTGCTTCATTGGCTGCTGACGGACAGGCGGCCCTTCCAGATGACGGACGAGGACGGCGTGGACGCGGTCATCTCCCAGTCCCCCGTGGCGCCTCACGTTCGCAACCCGCGCGTGCCACCGGAGCTGGGCGAGCTGTGCCTGCGCCTGCTGGAGAAGCGGCCCGAGGACCGGCCGGACGCGGAAGCGCTGTGCGCGGCACTGGAGGTGCTGCTGACGCGGGAGGGGGCGGAGTGGGACGTGCCATTGTGCGACGTCCACGGCGTGCACAACGTCACCACTCGGCCTGGCCCGGACGCGGACGAAGAGGCAGCGTGGCTCAACGAGGTGCGGGAGGACGTCCCACCGCGCCGGGGAAGGCGCCCGCCGCGCCAATGGGAGGACTCCGAGCCGCCCCCACCGCCACGACCGTCCGCCGAGGCGACGACCCCCGCACTCCTGCCCGCAATGGCCGTCGCGGCTCCCCTGGTACGGGTGCCCTTGGAGCTGGCTTCAGTGAGCACCGTGCCTTCAGACGCGGGCGTCGGCGCCCCGGGACGTAGGCGGTGGGGTGCCGCAGTGCTGGCCCTCCTGGCCCTGGGGCTGACCGTGGTGGGGCTGCGTGGAGCGGGGTTCTCCTCGCGCGTTGCCGGGTCCCGGGCTCCGCTCGCTGTCTCCAGTGCGGTGAGGACCCTGGAGCCCGTGCATGTCTTCCTGGGGGTGGAGGACGGCGCCGGGGGGAAACGGAAAGTGGCGCCTCCCTGGAAGGCGCCGGATGCTGACGAGGCTGCGGACAGGCTTGATTCGGCCCCCACCTCCGCGGCCACCGACTCCCGCGCGGTGACTCCCGAGGAACCGGCTTCCGTGAAGACTTCCGCCTCCAAGCAGCCCAAGCCATTCGCCACCGGGCATGGCGCCGCTCGAAAGGTGGTCGGCGTGGCGACGGTCTGCGCCGCGCTCTCCGGCTGCGCCAGCGCGCCGGTTCGCCCTCCACCGCCTCCCGAACCCTGCCCCGCTGGCGCTGCCGAGGCCATGGAGGCGCTGGGCATCGACGTGGGGGACACGGTGGGAGTGACCTTCAACCTGGAGGCCAAGAGCTCAAGCTACATCACCCGGCACGAGGGCTGGACCTCGGTTCGACTCATTGAGCCCATGGGCCAGTTGCCCCAGCCGACGGTGCTTTCGGGGCGCCTCATTCTGGGAGACCGCGTGTACGGCCGGTTCACCCAGGCGCAACTCCCGGGACAGAGCCGCCCGGTGCCCATCTGTATGGAGTTGTTCAACATCAAGGTGAAGTCCGAGCCCGGCGGTGACTCCAACGCCGTCAAAATCTGGGCCTCCCCGGACGTGAGGGCGGTGGACCACTTCGAGTAG
- a CDS encoding DUF2381 family protein has product MPAALPAVLLVPLLLAGPDPTGLKSAPCQMGVRHVELPALPLEAPVQVCISSGQPTLINFDGALAPGSVGLEGEGRFALVDAARSTLKLVPSEKMVPGERFRLTVRFDDTAAPASATLLLVVHAAQAEPLVNVYRQTRTAESFRQQLQAKEEEVRRCQEDNARLRAERPGPGGLAGLLALDLTGDTGVAAEDIGERITRHPSSALEWARVHSYRAATRVAVRLHLANPAGAAAWAAEGASLVLAGRQGVELKVLAVWQQAPIAGGGTDKVVVEAEAPVTEMRGPFILKLWEAGGTRPVTLGGVTFP; this is encoded by the coding sequence ATGCCCGCCGCCCTGCCCGCCGTCCTCCTGGTGCCCTTGCTGCTGGCGGGCCCCGACCCCACCGGGTTGAAGTCCGCGCCCTGCCAGATGGGGGTCCGCCACGTCGAGCTGCCCGCGCTGCCCCTGGAGGCCCCCGTTCAGGTCTGCATCAGCTCCGGACAGCCCACCCTCATCAACTTCGATGGTGCGCTCGCGCCAGGGTCGGTGGGGCTGGAGGGCGAGGGGCGCTTCGCGCTCGTGGACGCCGCCCGGAGCACCCTCAAGCTGGTGCCCTCGGAGAAGATGGTGCCGGGAGAGCGGTTCCGGCTGACGGTGCGCTTCGACGACACCGCCGCCCCGGCGAGCGCCACCCTGCTGCTCGTGGTGCATGCCGCCCAGGCTGAGCCGCTGGTGAACGTGTACCGCCAGACGCGCACGGCGGAGTCCTTCCGACAGCAGCTCCAGGCGAAGGAGGAAGAGGTGCGGCGGTGCCAGGAGGACAACGCGCGGCTGCGCGCGGAGCGGCCCGGCCCGGGCGGGCTGGCGGGCCTGCTCGCCTTGGACCTCACGGGGGACACGGGCGTCGCCGCCGAGGACATCGGCGAGCGCATCACGCGGCATCCGTCGAGCGCGCTCGAATGGGCGCGCGTCCATTCCTACCGCGCCGCCACCCGTGTGGCGGTCCGGCTGCACCTGGCGAACCCGGCGGGCGCGGCGGCGTGGGCGGCTGAGGGCGCGAGCCTGGTGCTCGCGGGCAGGCAGGGGGTGGAGCTGAAGGTGCTGGCCGTATGGCAGCAGGCGCCCATCGCCGGAGGAGGAACCGACAAGGTGGTCGTGGAGGCGGAAGCCCCAGTCACGGAAATGCGGGGGCCGTTCATCCTCAAGCTGTGGGAGGCGGGCGGTACGCGGCCGGTGACGCTGGGCGGCGTGACGTTCCCATGA
- a CDS encoding imm11 family protein, with product MQTDYFVIMRAGPSTYPLLEWDEYRLGFLRPAPVDATVPIQLRLGRPVPRAPVMVDYHSLPEPVVSERLKDALAALDLFGLQLVPADVKVKPDDVRRYWLLHVFNWIACIDRQSSATSLSRRGTVLGIDKLVLDEKVLQEIPLERRRVFCLDEFISTHLFHHSVVEQVLALNPEGVRFVRVDQWNDSAGFKP from the coding sequence ATGCAAACCGACTACTTCGTCATCATGCGCGCGGGCCCCAGCACCTACCCCTTGCTGGAATGGGATGAATACCGCCTGGGCTTCTTGAGGCCCGCGCCCGTCGACGCCACCGTGCCCATCCAGTTGCGCCTGGGTAGACCCGTGCCTCGCGCCCCCGTCATGGTCGACTACCACAGCCTGCCCGAGCCGGTCGTCTCGGAGCGCCTCAAGGACGCGCTGGCGGCGCTCGACCTCTTCGGACTGCAGCTCGTCCCGGCCGACGTGAAGGTGAAGCCGGACGACGTGCGCCGCTACTGGCTGCTGCACGTCTTCAATTGGATTGCCTGCATCGACCGGCAGTCCTCCGCAACCTCACTCTCTCGACGCGGTACGGTGCTGGGCATCGACAAGCTCGTACTGGATGAGAAGGTCTTGCAGGAGATTCCCCTGGAGCGTCGGCGCGTCTTCTGTCTGGACGAGTTCATCTCCACGCACCTCTTCCACCACTCCGTGGTGGAGCAGGTGCTGGCACTCAACCCGGAGGGCGTGCGCTTCGTCCGCGTGGACCAGTGGAACGACTCCGCCGGCTTCAAGCCGTAA
- a CDS encoding PAAR-like domain-containing protein, whose amino-acid sequence MSDKHHVFVNGMTPVTSESEGKVVGFPDVCKTPSPGGPVPIPYPNLAQSKDLENGSKRVSINGTPVALRDSYLGTSTGNEAGTAGGGAASGKTKGRAHPVNYSFDVKIEGKPVVRNFDLFTLNDHNAPPFPIIQPQGTPPVAGRVEEVKLERPMEKCDWCGKQKHDFDRKGRVGSNLGSSAVLGRNMLEGRELATHPWYAGPFSLAAHHLICLEALDTPRWAEFCPRFGYHPDRKPNGVFLPMKLALACQLFVAVHRGHHAEGFAFDLHLAYPDAVMSKLRTVAKKLEGGEYCSNPETLLEELDDLSAEILAKVDSGLWTLTRDGEDYALGGRGCAGLTSIREKPTHATCPHGRRHQLKHAVTGRLLARHPLKPGE is encoded by the coding sequence ATGTCCGACAAGCACCACGTCTTCGTCAACGGGATGACGCCTGTCACCTCCGAGAGCGAAGGCAAGGTCGTGGGCTTCCCTGATGTCTGCAAGACACCGTCACCGGGCGGGCCCGTTCCCATTCCCTACCCCAACCTCGCCCAGAGCAAGGACCTGGAGAACGGCTCGAAGCGGGTGAGCATCAACGGCACTCCGGTGGCCTTGAGGGATTCGTACCTCGGCACCTCCACCGGCAACGAGGCCGGCACCGCGGGAGGTGGCGCCGCCTCCGGCAAGACGAAGGGGCGCGCGCACCCGGTCAACTACTCCTTCGACGTGAAGATTGAAGGCAAGCCGGTGGTGCGCAACTTCGACCTCTTCACGTTGAATGACCACAACGCGCCGCCCTTTCCCATCATCCAGCCCCAGGGCACGCCGCCCGTGGCCGGGCGGGTGGAGGAGGTGAAGCTCGAGCGCCCGATGGAGAAGTGCGACTGGTGCGGCAAGCAGAAGCACGACTTCGACAGGAAGGGGCGGGTGGGCAGCAACCTGGGCAGCTCCGCCGTGCTCGGCCGCAACATGCTGGAGGGAAGGGAACTGGCAACGCACCCCTGGTACGCGGGGCCCTTCTCCCTCGCCGCTCACCACCTCATCTGCCTCGAAGCGCTGGACACTCCGAGATGGGCCGAGTTCTGCCCGCGGTTCGGCTACCACCCGGACCGCAAGCCCAATGGCGTCTTCCTGCCAATGAAGCTGGCGTTGGCCTGCCAGCTCTTCGTGGCCGTACACCGCGGCCACCACGCCGAGGGCTTCGCCTTCGACCTGCACCTCGCCTATCCAGATGCCGTCATGAGCAAGCTTCGTACCGTGGCAAAGAAGTTGGAGGGCGGCGAGTACTGCTCAAACCCAGAGACGCTGCTTGAGGAACTGGACGACCTGAGCGCGGAGATTCTGGCCAAGGTGGACTCCGGCCTATGGACACTCACCCGGGACGGCGAGGACTATGCCCTGGGAGGAAGGGGGTGCGCGGGATTGACGAGCATCCGCGAAAAGCCAACCCACGCCACATGCCCCCACGGCCGCCGCCACCAACTCAAGCACGCGGTGACAGGGCGACTGCTGGCCAGGCACCCCCTCAAGCCAGGTGAATGA
- a CDS encoding vWA domain-containing protein: MSRRFTVAGVSLLTLLGFLGGVTLFGDNIRKLFGASAGSLAGHPSASVPSLQRKTLTSFGQSTGTGAQAPYTSGNRHTRHAPNPFTLTRDDRLSTFAVDVDTASYALFRRTVQTDMLPHPDSVRVEEWVNYFRYELPEPQPGTGDFHVDLEAAPSPFTPDRYLVKVGLQGRRVAKSERKPTHLVFLVDTSGSMSGRDRLELAKTSMKLAVGGLNEQDTVAITTYAGNVRTVLEPTPAGQREDIEEAIDSLSTGGGTSMGDGLELAYRQAARNAGTGVVSRVVVLTDGDTNLGHNQTADSMLESIRGAVKEGVTLSTIGFGMGNYRDDLMERLANRGNGNCFYIDSEREARRVFQEQLAGTLEVIAQDVKVQVDFEPDAVRGYRLVGYENRDVADQDFRNDTVDGGEVGAGHSVTALYEVELTGEGTRLATVRVRAKRPGGTEAAEQRFPLERHSVHESLADASADLRFATAVAGTADVLRGARQAADWNLARAESLAEGALDDRPDREEFLSLLRRVRELRAPVSSSRSNEY, encoded by the coding sequence ATGAGCAGAAGGTTCACCGTTGCTGGCGTCTCCCTGCTGACCCTCCTTGGCTTCCTCGGCGGGGTGACGCTGTTCGGCGACAACATCCGCAAGCTGTTCGGCGCCTCCGCCGGCTCCCTGGCCGGCCACCCCTCCGCGAGCGTCCCTTCCCTTCAAAGGAAGACGCTCACCAGCTTCGGGCAGAGCACGGGCACGGGCGCGCAGGCGCCCTACACCTCCGGCAACAGGCACACGCGGCACGCGCCCAACCCCTTCACCCTCACGCGGGATGACAGGCTCTCCACCTTCGCGGTGGACGTGGACACCGCGTCCTATGCGCTGTTCCGCCGCACGGTGCAGACGGACATGCTGCCCCACCCGGACTCGGTGCGGGTGGAGGAGTGGGTGAACTACTTCCGCTATGAGCTGCCCGAGCCCCAGCCCGGCACCGGCGACTTCCACGTGGACCTGGAGGCCGCCCCCTCGCCCTTCACGCCCGACCGGTATCTGGTGAAGGTGGGGCTCCAGGGCCGGCGGGTGGCGAAGAGCGAGCGCAAGCCCACGCACCTGGTCTTCCTGGTGGACACCAGCGGCTCCATGAGCGGCCGGGACAGGCTGGAGCTGGCGAAGACCTCGATGAAGCTGGCGGTGGGAGGGCTCAACGAGCAGGACACGGTGGCCATCACCACCTATGCGGGGAACGTGCGCACGGTGCTGGAGCCCACGCCCGCGGGGCAGCGCGAGGACATCGAGGAGGCCATCGACTCGCTCTCCACGGGGGGAGGCACCTCCATGGGAGACGGCCTGGAGCTGGCCTACCGCCAGGCGGCGCGCAACGCGGGCACCGGCGTGGTGTCGCGCGTGGTGGTGCTCACCGACGGGGACACCAACCTCGGGCACAACCAGACGGCGGACTCGATGCTGGAGAGCATCCGCGGCGCGGTGAAGGAAGGCGTGACGCTGTCCACCATCGGCTTCGGCATGGGCAACTACCGCGATGACCTGATGGAGCGGCTGGCGAACCGGGGCAACGGCAACTGCTTCTACATCGACTCGGAGCGCGAGGCCCGGCGCGTCTTCCAGGAGCAGCTGGCGGGCACGCTGGAGGTCATCGCGCAGGACGTGAAGGTGCAGGTGGACTTCGAGCCGGACGCCGTGCGCGGCTACCGGCTGGTGGGCTACGAGAATCGCGACGTGGCGGACCAGGACTTCCGCAACGACACGGTTGACGGCGGCGAGGTGGGCGCGGGCCACTCCGTCACCGCGCTGTACGAGGTGGAGCTGACGGGCGAGGGAACGCGACTGGCCACGGTGCGGGTCCGCGCGAAGCGGCCGGGCGGTACCGAGGCGGCCGAGCAGCGCTTCCCGCTGGAGCGCCACAGCGTGCACGAGTCCCTGGCGGACGCGTCGGCGGACCTGCGCTTCGCCACGGCGGTGGCGGGCACGGCGGACGTCCTGCGCGGCGCGCGCCAGGCGGCGGACTGGAACCTGGCCCGGGCGGAGTCGCTCGCGGAAGGCGCACTGGACGACCGCCCCGATCGCGAGGAGTTCCTCTCACTGCTGCGCCGCGTGCGCGAGCTCCGCGCGCCCGTCAGCTCGTCACGCTCCAACGAATATTAG
- a CDS encoding lytic transglycosylase domain-containing protein — translation MGRKRAKGGGFDVPGWAWLVPCALVPVVLLNVGISWLGETSVSPLSFRFLDAKADALRAYAEHRPACLLEGHPELEPLITAAERRHRLPPGLLRALVQVESETRVHRISPAGAMGPGQLMPGTAEMLGVEDPFDPAPAVDASARYLAEQLRRFGDVRLAVAAYNAGPGAVDGRVPRNGETEHYVPKVLAAWKHTRPSAPPAAVAKRSPGTKTVARATAKPAPVTKPVARTKQAAPARAKPPASTSANTRSKPAVVEPARRG, via the coding sequence GTGGGACGCAAGCGGGCGAAGGGCGGCGGATTCGACGTACCCGGGTGGGCGTGGCTGGTGCCGTGTGCGCTCGTGCCCGTGGTGCTGCTCAACGTGGGCATCTCCTGGCTCGGAGAGACGAGCGTCTCGCCGCTGTCGTTCCGCTTCCTGGACGCCAAGGCCGACGCGCTGCGCGCGTACGCGGAGCACCGGCCCGCGTGTCTGCTGGAGGGGCATCCGGAGCTGGAGCCCCTCATCACCGCCGCCGAGCGCCGGCACCGGCTGCCCCCGGGGCTGCTGCGGGCGCTGGTGCAGGTGGAGTCGGAGACGCGGGTGCACCGCATCTCCCCGGCGGGCGCCATGGGCCCCGGGCAGCTCATGCCTGGCACGGCGGAGATGCTGGGCGTGGAGGACCCGTTCGACCCGGCGCCGGCCGTCGACGCGAGCGCGCGATACCTGGCCGAGCAGCTCCGGCGCTTCGGCGACGTGCGGCTCGCGGTGGCCGCGTACAACGCGGGCCCGGGCGCGGTGGACGGCCGCGTGCCGCGCAATGGCGAGACGGAGCACTACGTGCCCAAGGTGCTCGCGGCGTGGAAGCACACGCGGCCGTCCGCACCGCCAGCGGCCGTGGCGAAGCGCTCGCCAGGCACGAAGACAGTGGCCCGGGCCACCGCGAAGCCTGCCCCTGTGACGAAGCCCGTGGCCCGGACGAAGCAAGCCGCTCCGGCCCGCGCGAAGCCACCGGCCTCCACGTCCGCGAACACGCGGTCGAAGCCCGCCGTCGTGGAGCCCGCGCGACGCGGCTGA
- a CDS encoding TetR/AcrR family transcriptional regulator — translation MVSRDGTRGTGAGTAPEAGSRPGRPGGRREAHRRERTKELEDAALRLFLERGLDAVTIDDITQAAGVAKGTFYRYFDDKAALVDALLEPVRRELLAGMEACGRSLAQARDVEAMFDAYRAVAAVIVGALLQYPGVVRLYLQESRGPAVGARTKVAELSKLVARHAVEITEKAHTHGLLRPIRPAVSGLAVVGAVERLLLAVLSEEDLGNPLELPDALTTLVLDGLRLPPGANKPGRRKLDGGPKRP, via the coding sequence ATGGTGAGCCGGGACGGCACGCGGGGCACGGGAGCGGGCACCGCCCCGGAGGCGGGAAGCAGGCCCGGGCGTCCGGGCGGGCGGAGGGAGGCCCACCGGCGTGAGCGGACGAAGGAGCTGGAGGACGCGGCGCTGAGGCTGTTCCTGGAGCGGGGGCTGGACGCCGTCACCATCGACGACATCACCCAGGCGGCCGGGGTGGCCAAGGGGACGTTCTACCGGTACTTCGACGACAAGGCCGCCCTGGTGGACGCGCTGCTGGAGCCGGTGCGCCGGGAGCTGCTCGCGGGGATGGAGGCGTGCGGCCGGTCGCTCGCGCAGGCGCGCGACGTGGAGGCCATGTTCGACGCCTACCGCGCGGTGGCGGCCGTCATCGTCGGGGCGCTCCTGCAGTACCCCGGCGTGGTGCGGCTGTACCTCCAGGAGAGCCGCGGGCCGGCGGTGGGCGCGCGCACCAAGGTGGCGGAGCTGTCGAAGCTGGTGGCGCGGCACGCGGTGGAAATCACGGAGAAGGCGCACACGCACGGGCTGCTGAGGCCCATCCGCCCGGCGGTGAGCGGGCTCGCGGTGGTGGGCGCGGTGGAGCGGCTGCTGCTGGCGGTGCTGAGCGAGGAGGACCTGGGCAATCCGCTGGAGCTGCCCGACGCGCTCACCACGCTGGTGCTGGACGGACTGCGGCTGCCTCCGGGAGCCAACAAGCCCGGCCGCCGGAAGCTGGACGGAGGCCCCAAGCGCCCTTAA